In one window of Chryseobacterium viscerum DNA:
- a CDS encoding regulatory protein RecX produces the protein MEKKSYTFEEIKQKLVNYCVYQDRCHAEVEQKMREFLLIDEAKEEIILYLLKENYLNEERFTRSYIRGKFYIKHWGKTKIKMNLKQKQISERLINSCFDEIDDSDYEKTIRKIFEGYYSKQNGLKEYQKKTKTIKYLMSKGFEYEKIIDIFE, from the coding sequence ATGGAAAAGAAATCTTATACTTTTGAGGAAATCAAACAGAAACTGGTCAATTACTGTGTTTACCAGGACCGCTGCCATGCAGAAGTGGAACAGAAGATGAGAGAGTTTCTGCTTATTGATGAGGCCAAAGAAGAAATTATTTTATATCTCCTGAAAGAAAACTATCTGAATGAAGAAAGGTTTACACGAAGCTATATCAGAGGTAAATTCTACATCAAACACTGGGGAAAGACCAAAATAAAAATGAATCTGAAGCAAAAACAGATTTCAGAAAGATTGATCAATTCATGCTTTGATGAGATAGATGATTCTGATTATGAAAAGACTATCAGAAAAATTTTTGAAGGGTATTATTCTAAACAAAATGGTTTGAAAGAATATCAAAAAAAAACCAAAACTATAAAATATTTGATGAGTAAAGGTTTTGAATATGAGAAAATAATTGATATTTTTGAATAA
- a CDS encoding polysaccharide biosynthesis protein yields the protein MYDSLRKTIFGGDNVVNLSDVRYLPRWIILVIDIIILVISLFLSTYIIEKITKQEFIYHEDKSLIFAFIILVNTVFMYLFKTYAGIIRHSTFIDLFKLLISCFCTMLAIGTINILYFWTTGAKFILTPYLMLYFVISFMGLFLFRLYVKEFFHIVREYRRSALKKRILVLGIDEQSIAIARAILDNPSLPYQVVGFLTQRTDSKRASLLGKPIYGKQKIEENTKEDLIIDGILIVKEMMARDEMNTWVNLFLEKDLNVFKAPSVQKLRDSDLGGSIRNLQIEDLLNRKPIKIQNEKVKSRHFDRTVLVTGGAGSIGSEIVRQVANFNPSLIVVLDQAETPLYEIELEMRDKFPHIAFKFVLGDVSNHHRMESLFQTYNFSMVYHAAAYKHVPLVEENPHEAIFVNILGSKIVAKLSSKYKVNRFVMVSTDKAVNPTNVMGASKRAAELFVQSLQNVEGNVTKFITTRFGNVLGSNGSVIPHFKKQIEAGGPVTITHPEIVRYFMTIPEACELVLQAGTMGEGGEIFVFDMGEPVKILDLAKRMIKLSGFEPNIDIKIIYTGLRPGEKLYEELLSDDAKTLPTHNDKIMISKDPSTGFEEIDTLTTQITKASLRRDKVEVVRILKTIVPEFRSNNSIYEALDK from the coding sequence ATGTACGATTCTCTTAGAAAAACAATATTTGGAGGGGATAATGTTGTCAATCTCTCAGACGTAAGATATCTTCCTAGATGGATAATTCTTGTAATAGACATTATTATTCTGGTTATATCTTTATTTCTTTCCACTTACATTATCGAAAAAATTACCAAGCAGGAGTTTATATACCATGAAGATAAAAGCTTAATCTTTGCTTTTATTATTCTGGTAAATACTGTTTTCATGTATCTCTTTAAGACTTATGCCGGAATTATTCGCCATTCAACATTTATAGATTTATTTAAACTTCTGATATCCTGCTTCTGCACAATGCTGGCTATTGGAACAATCAATATTCTTTATTTCTGGACTACAGGAGCTAAGTTTATACTTACTCCTTATCTGATGCTTTATTTTGTAATTTCATTTATGGGATTATTCCTTTTCAGATTATATGTGAAAGAGTTTTTCCATATTGTAAGGGAATACAGAAGAAGTGCATTGAAAAAAAGAATTTTGGTGTTGGGAATTGATGAACAATCAATTGCAATTGCACGTGCTATTCTGGATAATCCGAGCCTGCCTTATCAGGTAGTAGGCTTTTTAACTCAAAGAACAGATTCTAAAAGGGCATCTCTACTAGGAAAGCCTATCTACGGAAAACAAAAAATAGAAGAAAACACGAAAGAAGATCTTATTATTGATGGAATTCTCATTGTGAAAGAGATGATGGCCAGAGATGAGATGAATACGTGGGTGAATTTATTTTTAGAGAAAGATCTTAATGTCTTCAAAGCACCGTCAGTACAAAAACTGAGAGACAGTGATTTAGGAGGATCTATCAGAAATCTTCAGATTGAAGACTTGTTAAATAGAAAACCTATCAAAATTCAGAACGAAAAAGTCAAGAGCAGGCATTTTGATAGAACAGTATTAGTAACTGGAGGAGCTGGATCTATAGGAAGTGAAATTGTAAGACAGGTTGCTAACTTTAATCCTTCTTTAATTGTAGTTCTGGATCAGGCAGAAACTCCTCTTTATGAAATTGAACTCGAAATGAGAGACAAGTTTCCTCATATTGCTTTCAAATTTGTTTTAGGAGATGTTTCTAATCATCACAGAATGGAATCTTTGTTCCAAACATATAACTTCTCAATGGTGTATCATGCTGCTGCTTATAAGCATGTACCTTTGGTAGAAGAAAATCCACATGAAGCAATTTTTGTTAATATATTAGGTTCAAAGATTGTTGCAAAATTATCCAGCAAGTATAAAGTAAACAGGTTCGTAATGGTATCTACAGATAAAGCTGTAAATCCCACCAATGTTATGGGGGCTTCAAAACGAGCTGCTGAGCTTTTTGTACAGTCGCTTCAAAATGTAGAAGGTAATGTTACCAAGTTTATTACTACAAGATTTGGAAACGTATTAGGATCCAACGGTTCAGTGATTCCTCATTTTAAAAAACAGATTGAAGCAGGAGGTCCGGTAACCATCACTCATCCGGAAATTGTAAGATACTTCATGACTATTCCGGAGGCATGTGAATTGGTACTTCAGGCTGGAACAATGGGAGAAGGGGGTGAAATTTTTGTCTTTGATATGGGTGAACCTGTGAAAATTCTTGATCTTGCGAAAAGAATGATCAAATTATCAGGATTTGAACCTAATATTGATATTAAGATTATTTATACAGGGTTAAGACCCGGGGAAAAGCTTTATGAAGAGCTTTTGAGTGATGATGCTAAAACACTTCCTACTCATAATGACAAAATTATGATTTCTAAAGACCCTTCTACGGGATTTGAAGAAATAGATACACTTACCACACAAATTACTAAAGCTTCCCTTAGAAGAGATAAAGTGGAAGTAGTAAGAATTCTTAAAACAATAGTGCCGGAATTCCGAAGCAATAATTCAATCTATGAGGCCTTAGATAAATAG
- a CDS encoding polysaccharide biosynthesis/export family protein, with translation MKGKILAVILVSSLVVSCKVNPNAKNDLNYMQNIEQVAINASAKNSANTIQAGDQLIILITAKDMDVVKPFNQNYSSSELIQTNAIAGGNTPNQGATILSGPTYIVDANGDIDFPILGKLNTSNKSLTAFKDDVREKMTKYVINPTVNVRLSNFKVTVLGEVNRQGDYTIANGQATILNALGLAGDLTQYGKREDILVVRTENGVVSHGRINLQDANLINSPYYNLKQGDAIIVSSNNTKDVIAKQNPNTGLYLTAISIAVTAVAVVVSLFNKK, from the coding sequence ATGAAAGGAAAAATATTAGCAGTAATTTTGGTGTCTTCTTTAGTGGTTTCCTGTAAAGTCAATCCCAATGCTAAGAATGATTTAAATTATATGCAGAATATAGAACAGGTTGCAATCAATGCCTCTGCTAAAAATTCAGCAAATACAATCCAAGCAGGTGATCAGCTGATTATTTTGATCACGGCTAAGGATATGGATGTTGTAAAGCCTTTTAATCAGAATTATTCTTCATCAGAACTTATCCAGACAAATGCTATAGCAGGAGGAAATACTCCTAATCAAGGGGCAACAATACTGTCAGGTCCAACATATATTGTAGATGCCAATGGAGACATTGATTTTCCAATATTGGGAAAACTGAATACATCGAATAAAAGCTTGACAGCTTTTAAAGATGATGTAAGGGAAAAAATGACAAAATATGTTATTAATCCAACAGTTAATGTGAGACTCTCGAATTTTAAGGTTACTGTATTAGGAGAAGTAAATAGACAAGGTGACTATACTATTGCAAATGGGCAGGCAACTATTTTAAATGCTTTAGGGCTAGCTGGCGATTTAACTCAATATGGAAAAAGAGAAGATATATTGGTTGTCAGAACAGAAAATGGGGTTGTTTCTCACGGCCGTATTAATCTTCAGGATGCTAATTTAATTAATTCTCCATATTATAACCTGAAGCAAGGAGATGCTATTATTGTTTCTTCAAACAATACAAAAGATGTTATAGCAAAACAGAATCCTAACACTGGACTTTATCTGACCGCCATTTCTATTGCGGTTACAGCAGTTGCCGTAGTAGTAAGTTTATTTAATAAGAAATAA